TCAAGGTAAAGCAAAGAGTTCGAGAACCTGTGCTACGAGGAAACACTGAAGGAGTGTAGCCTTTTCTCCCTGGAGAACAGGACTCTTGGGGAGGACCTTATCACAGTATTTTAGTAATTAAATGGGATCTATCAAGAGCACTGAGAGTTTCAGCACAAAGACCAACACGGAGGGGCTGTCCATGAGGGTCACACACTGAATGAAGAGGAACTGGAGATTATTTGAGTGCTGGCAACTGAGACCACTTGGGtctcagcaggagcagatgaAGCCTTTGTTTCTGGACCTAGCAAGATGTGCACAGGGGCCAGTAAAATGGAGAAAGATCACGTCTCCGTCCTGAACTAAGGGCAGGAGCATGTGTGGAACCTCACAGGCTTCATGGGACATTCTGTACCTGAGTTATtctgagcccagcagtgccttgaAGACTTCCTTTTCTGCATGCAGGAGACCATGGATATCTAGGGCATGACATGGATTAGAGCATTACTCAAGACTGAAGGCAAAGGAATTTTTATATCTTATGCCCACTGCTGCCACCCTTTGAACATGTGATTTCATTGGTGGCCTCTGTTAGCACAGTAGTCAAGGTTGTCTTCATTAGCTCCAAGGGGAAGAACACAGAGGAAAATCCACTGCAGGGACTCCCACCCCCTGCCTTTTTAAACTTTATACATGAGCAGATTGGAAGAGTTGTCACAGAACAAAGGAGAACTTAGAGGCCAAGGCATGAGAGCATAAAAACTTTAATGAGtctaaggaagaaaaggagaccACCAGGGACAGTCACTAAAATGCAGTGGAGCTCCTGCATGGTGTCCATCTGCCTGTCAtgcagagggagagagggcAAAATATCCCCACTTAGGCTGGCCTGGGGAGACACAGAAAACAAGTGCTAAGAAAGAGGGGAGGAAGCTCTGTCATGTCCCCGCACGTAGCAGTCCTTGGGTGTGTGAGCAACAAGCACAAAAGAGGTGCCCATTTCCTGACAACTTAGACAAAACTAAACCGCTCAAAAATGACCCAAGTGAACATCACCTGCCCACAAGGAATGCCAACAGACTTTGATCTGAGACTTCTACCTCAGAAATCCTTGAGATTCTCATCCCAGCACTTACAGAATGAGATCTTCACCTAGGCAAGCACGTGGCAGAAGCCAGGAAATGAAAAGGCAGCAGTAAAGGAAACCAGGCCACAGCTCATACCATTACCTGGAATGGCGCACATTTGACATGAGCTGGTCACAAAATTATGGCTTCCACTAAGGTGCCTCTGGGCCTGAGGCAGAGCAGGTCTCCTATAAAAGGCAGCCCAAGTCTCTGCTCTCTCATCCACTTCTCTCACCTCCTCAGGAATCAGGTAAGTTGGAAacctcttctcctcctgctgcttcaaGAGCAGCTCTTTCCTGCCTGGAGGTCTCAGCTGAGAGGGGCTAcaagagcccagggctgggagctgcttgtgctgggagagggcaggggagaCAAGGTCTTGTGCAGACAGAGAGAGGCTGAGACTTGGCTGAGGTGGCTCCTGGGCTttgagctgggcactgcaatgTGGGCCAGGAGGTGCTTTGGCTGCAGGGTGTTTGGGTGGTAGTGTTGGTTCTCCTTTGTCCTCACATTCTGCTTCTCCCCTCCTTCCATCCTAGGTGCACCTGTGAGCCCGAGCCATGTCCTGCTGCCCGCCCTGCAACCCCTGTGGCCAGTCCTGTGGCCCCTGCccgctggccagcagctgcaatgagtgctgtgtcaggcagtgccaggactCCCATGTGGCCATCCAGCcgcctgctgtgctggtgaccctgcctgggcccatcctcagctccttcccccagaacacCGCCGTGGGAtcctccacctctgctgctgttggcagcatcctcagctctcagggagtgcccatcagctctgggggcCTTGACCTCTCCTGCATCACCAACTGCTATGGTGGCAGCAGATGCCGGCCCTGCTAAATCTGCTGGCAAAGTCCTTTGGCAAGAGCTTCCAAGACCTCAGAAGACAGATGTGGGCAGGAGATAGAGATTTGGAACATTGTCTTTTCAACATCAAGCCATTGTTCCCTTCTTccaccttcttttcctcttttctttgtcttctgtGTCTCCTCAGGCCAGTCTAATGGGGACACGTgaccctccctccctcttttgGGCAAGCAGATGCACACTCTGCAGGACTCTACTGCATCTTAGTGGCTGCCTCTGATGCTCTCTTTGCGccacctcctttttttctttacactgAATAAAGTTGTTTTGCATCCAAGCCTGGGCCTCTAAGTCCTCCTTTGTTCTCTAGAAAATCTTCCAGTCCATTCAGGGAAAATAAGTGGAGGAAGCAGAGAATGGGATTCCCTGCAGTGGATTTTTCTTTGTGCCCTTTTCCTAGGAGCTGACGATGTCTCCCCAGGTTACTCAGCAGCTAAAGGCCATCAGGAAGACATCAGGCAACAGTTGTGAAGGGAAACAAGAATTCCCGGGTCCAGCCGACAGCTtcatctcttccttctcctccactCCCCTACATTGTCTAGTGATGCAGCCACTGGATCCTGGGCTACCTCTGGAGAAATTCTGGCACCATGCTAGGAGTGGGGAACAACTGAGATTTGGATTTTACCTGCAACTGAAACTGAGGAGCTGCTTGCTCTATAGTGAAAAAtgtcacagccacagcagggactgagcaaaggagaaggaggaggctCTCTAGTCTTGAGGTTCCAACAGAAAAGAGCTCACACCAAGTGAAGAAATCAGGAATAAAAGAGCCTTAAGCACTCCAGTGCTTGGGTTTTATACAGTTACAAATCAAGGGGTGGatacaaaaaaacaaccaatgGAGAGATATCAGGGGAGGAGTGAGGGGATTATATCAACAGATCAGAACCAATCAGGGTAGGTGGGAGGAGAGGGTAAGTCACATGGGCCAATGGGGCTTCAAAGTTTAGGGGAATTCCAAAGGGTTCTCATAGTCTGGGATTGGGCCAAAGTAAGAGTGGCAGGCAAGGTTCTGGAATAAGGGGCTGGGTTGCCTTGACAGGCAGGGAAAGAGCTGGAACAAGGGGCAGGAAATGGCATGCGGGACAGCTTTGAGGGAGTGTAAAACCCAGGGGCAAACATGGAGAACATGGGGGTACAACAGAACAAACCACTTAACAAACACCATAGGGTGTATCACTGTCACCCAGCACTGATGAGGAGAGGGTGAGGAGAGGGAGACAGGGGCACTGTCAGGAGCACTGACAGGAGCACCTTTCCTCAGGAAATCATGGGGCTGCTATTACTTCAAGGTCTCCCAGCTTTCTGGGTATTTGTGGGCAAAGATACATCAGGACAAGGCTTGATGGTGTCTGGAAGCAGAGCAACCAGGGGATGTCTTCCTCAGCTCCAAGAGATTGTACCCTTAATAGTTGTGCTGCCATGGTGccccaaaattccatttctCTGTGAATGGAGAAGAGTCTCCTTATGCCCTCACCCACTCCCATGACTGAGCAACACCTTTCTCCTTTGGTATTCAGAAGTGCAACCAAGGGAAGGACCACACAGACACCAGACTTGAATGCAGCAGAACTTTAATGaaatgaaagaaggaaacaaagccACTGAAAGCAGAggtcagcagcacaggcagcaccaaGGGCAGCAGAGAGTCTGCGCTCCTTGGCTCTGGAATAGTTCCTGCATAATATTGGTCTACCTGTCCCACAAAGGGGAGAAACCAAATGGTCCCTATCAAGCTGGCCTTTGGGGAACGTAGAAGCACATAGGAACCAATGCAAACaatggaaagggagagaaaggcaAGTTCAGTCAGATATTGTGCAAACAGCACTCAAAACCTAGATCCTCTGCCCAACACTGTGTTCTGAGTTCCTCAGGATGTCTCGTTGGGGCTCTCTCAGCACCTTTAGCAGGGACGACATCTGTTGCCACCGTAGCGCCTGGTGATGGAGGAGATGTCAAAGCCCCCAGAATTGATGGGAACTCCATCAGAGCTGAGGATGttgccaacagcagcagaggtggaggaTCCCACCACGGTGTTctgtgggaaggagctgaggatgggcccaggcagggtcaccacCACAGCAGGCGGCTGAATGACCACAGTGGagtcctggcactgcctgacacagcACTCATTGCAGCTGTTGGCCAGTGGAGTggggccacagggctggcagggacggCACTGGGTGTTGCAGGACATGTCTTGAGGCTGCAGATGCACCTGGCAGAGAGAGTAGAGAGGAAACAGAGCACAAGGTTGGGTGGGTGAGTGAGGAGCAGCCTGTTTACCCCATCACAAAAGAGCCAAGGCCATCATGAGTGGGAAGCTGGAGACTGGGCCAGGAGCCCTACAAAGAGCAGCCTGACTCAGGAAGTTCTCTGCCAGGCAAATAAAGCAAAAGGCACCACCATCACCAGCCTCTCTCCATGCCAGCCTCCTCCCCACTTTCCTCTCTTACGACCAGATGCTCCAATCCCCAAATATGAGAAAGCCAACATCAGTTGAGATACCCACCAAGAGGAGATCTCACTTtggcagagaaagagaaggggCTTCAGACTCACCTGGTTCCCAAGCAGAAGGAAGCAAGAGAAGTGGATGAGAGAGCAGAGACTTGGGCTGCCTTTTATACCTGCCCTTCACTGCCGCAGGACCGGGGCAGCCTTTGCAGAGGTAACAATTTCCCAGCAAGCTCATCTTGAATGCAAACCAGCACACCTAATGATATGGGCTGTGCTTTCATTTCCTACACTGCTGCCTTTTCATTTCCAGGTTTGTTCCGTGCCCGTTCCCCAATGAAGGCTTCTTCTGATCCCTGGGATTAAAGGTCCCGGGATTTCTAAGGCAGGaatgcagcagtgcaggcagaAAACTCAGTTTATGTACTGCATGGGCCCAGACCAGGAAAGTGATGCTATCCTGATCACTCTTCTAGGGTTGTTTGAAGTGttgttttcaggaagaaaatgcagcactcatagaatcatagaatcatataatcacagaatggcttggtcTGGATGGAACACCTTCATAAAGAGAAGCAGCGACACGCACTAGATGAGattgttccaagccccatccaagctggccttgaacactttcagggatgtgGCAGACTCAGCTTCTATGTGAAGTTCCATTGCCTCACCACCCTTGAGTAAAGAATTTGTTCCTAACATCAAATCTACATCtttcctcttttagtttaaaccATTCCACTTTGTCCTATCAGTATCTGCCTGTGTAAAATGTTGGCATCCATCTTTTTGTAAGCCCCCTTCACGCACTGACTGGCCTCAATGAGGTGGCCTCAatgccttctcttctccatgcaGAACAACCCCAAATCTCTCAGCCTATCTTCATAGCAGAgttgctccagccctctgagcatcttTGTGGCTTCCTTTTGGACCTGCTCTAAGaggtccatgtctttcttgtgcTGAAGTCTCCATGTCTGAACCCATCTGGGATCTCACAAGATCAGAGTAGATAAGGAGAATCACTGCCCTCAACCTGCCAGTCAGGCCTTTtgtgatgcagcccaggatggctTTCTGGACTGCAAGGGCAAACAGTTGGCTCACATCCAGGTTTTCATCCACGAGAACTCCCAATTCCCTCTTCACAGGTCTGCTCTCAATGAGTTAATCTCCCAGTCTGTCCTCACGTCTGCGATTTCCTAATGCAGGTGCTGCACCCTGCGCTTGAACTTCTTAAACTTCATCAGGTTCTCATGGGCCCACTTCTCAAGTTTCTCCAGGTCTCCTTGGATGGAAATCTCCCTCTGGATGGAAATCTCCTTCTGTTTTGTCAGCTCAGCtttgtgtcatctgcaaacaTGCCAAGGGGACACTCAATCTAATATGCTTGTGATTGAAAAAGATACCAAAAAGCACCAGTCCCAAGACAGAGCCTTGAGATATGCCCCTCTTCCCCTACCTCCATGTGGTCATAGAGCCACAGTCTAAAGCTGTGTCCATCCTGCCATTTTCATATTCACAATAGTATACCCTTCAAATCCATgtgtattgggtttgcatggactggttttggtagcaggagggctacaggggtggcttctgtgggaatttgctggaagcttcctcagtgtccagcagagccaaagccagctggctccaagacaGACCCACgactggccaaggctgagcccatcagaAATGGAAGTGATGCCTCAGGAATAACAcattaaagaaggaaaaaaattattgcacagGTGTAGCTGGGGCCAGAGAAAATcagagtgagaatatgtgagagaaacagctctgcaaacaccagtggagaaggaggagcaggagctgctccagcctccagAACTGAGATTTCTCTGCAGCCCATGctgaagaccatggtgaggcagctgtgcccctgcagcccacaaAGGGCATGGGAGTGCAGAGatgcacctgcagcccctggaggagcCAACACCAGAGCAGGTgaatgcctgagaggaggccaTGACCCTGAgggaagcctgtgctggagcagagtcctggcagggagttgtgaagaaaggagcccatgctggagcaggtttgctggaaTGACTTTGTGAGGGTTCCTGAAGGAGTGACCCCATGGGAGAGTGACCCACATTGTAGCAGTTCTTGGGGAGCCATAGCCTGTGGGATATGGTTCCTAAGCTCCTTCTCATTTTGAAGAAGTTTATGGAGAACTTCTCCCATGGGAGTGACcccaccctggagcaggggaagggttCCCACTCCTCtccttgagcagcagcaggaacaaccTGTGATGAATTGACCACGAGCCCCATtcctgtctccctgctctgctgggggggaggaggagataaactgggaaggagggggaggtaGGGGGCAGATGTTCAGTTTTTTGGATTGTTTTTATAAGACTTactttacttctcattatccctTTGGTGGGTGGCTGGCAaccagccagggtcaacccactaCACCAAATCTCTCCAATTTGGAGATAAGGATTTTGTGTGGGCTGTGTTGAAGGCCTGACAGAAGTTTAGGAAGATGACACTGGCCAGTCTTCCCTTGCTGACTGTGTCAGTCACTCCATCCTTGAAAGCCACCAGATTGCTCAGACATGACTTGCCCTAAGAGCAGCCTTGCTGTCTGTTTTGGATCACCTCCTTGTCTGAGTATGACTTACAGTTGCTTTCATGAGAATCTGTTCCATGAtctccccaggcacagaggtgaggtCTACTAGTCTGTGATTCCCTGGGTCCTTTGTTTTGCCTCTTTAAAAATCCAGTCTGCTGCTGGATGCCCAAGGATTCCTGTGCATGAGGATGGGCCATGTCCTTCCCTATCCCGCCCTCCTCAGCTCACCCTGATGGTTTTTTGTTGcctccctgtgtgtgtgcattggGCTGCAGGCTCTGACCCCATCCTACCTAACTCTGCCCTCAGGAAAAGCTTCTGGGTTGTTTTGACTTGTCCACTCTCTGAGCAGTCTGTGAGTACACAAACAATGCTGTGAGCTTGCCTGGGGCATTGCCCTTCCCCAcaaggctccagccctgctgtgcctgtctCCTGGTGTCCTCAGCAGAGTTCACAGCAGGGTGTGTTCCTCCTACATGTGTTCATGTCTTTGGTGCTCTTGTGTGCAACCAGACTAATGTGAATGCAGCACAGGTGCATATTTGACAGGTGTATATGAACCCATGTCCTTTTGTGTCTCTCCTCACAAATAGGCTGTGTTGCTCATGGCAGGGACACtctccacagccctgtgcaagAGCTCTGCAAAGCAGCAGGGGCTCAAGTGTAGCTGAAAGGTAATGGCATCAGCCTCCTGGAAATCTGTCCAAAAAGAGGCACTGTAATCAATCCATTTCCTGAACCCTGCTTGTCCTGATCCTCCAGAGCTCCTACTCCACTGATGGTAATGCCAAGGCCTAACAAGGAGTCCCAATTTAGATCCTGAATTTAGCTGAGTGTAACAGGATTGGGACTGCCTCAGCATGATGGGCAGGCCCCCTCAGCCTGCCTCACCAGGTCAGGACACAGCTGCTAGAGAGTTCAAAAGGATGGGGTTtggtttatcctggagaaagaATAAGGAATCCTATTTACTCTCCTTGTTCAGGCCATGTTCAAATGGATCTGCTTCCAGTGAATTGTTGGCGCTTTCAGGTGCGGGACACAGCCTTCCTTCATGCCTAAGCCAATGTCAAATGTATTCATCCAGATCATCAGCCTGGTGCTGTGTCAGGCTGAGATCTTGGCCCAAATAGGTAGGGGAAGCCAATAAACAGGGTTATTGGCAGATGGGATGCCCCAGCAGTCGCTCTGTGGTGCAGATGTCACAGTGTTCCACGTTGGAGTGGTGCTTTTGCCCTGGGTCTGCCTGTGGGGCAGATAGAGTTGTGGATTCCAAGGGTGCCAGGCAGAGCAAGGAGCTGGATCACCCCTATATTAGCAATTTACccagtggcagcagtgcaggtcTTGTGTGAGGCTGGGCATCACAAGAACATTGGCCAAATAGATGGAGGAGTTCAGAGACTCATCCCTAAATCTCCAGCAGGAAGAATATGCAGGGAAATTTTCCTGTTGCTCCCTTCAtgcttcagctgctgtttgAGCTTATCTTTGCCTTCATCAGCTCCTTCCCTACATTCAGGGAACTGTGGACATCTGAGATATCCCAACCTTTTAATCACTCACTTCAGCTGAGGGTGGAAGTcgaaaaaagaaattttggagcatcacagaaaaaaaaccctaaattccTGCATTAATAGTGAAGCCAGATGTTCTTCACAGAAACTCAGAGATTACTGCAATGACCACATCATGGAAAGAATGAAGAATGTTGAACATTAGTAGGCCAAACTTTCTCTAGGGACACTCTGTGCCATGCTGTCATCAGTCCTGTTACCCACCATCTATAAATAGTGAAGGGATGGCTAAAATATGAGGATTTCCAACAGCTATCCACAGGGTACATTCATTAGAACTGCAGTCTGCAGAACTTGGCTTCCCCATGAACCTGATTGCCAAGAGAGTTGTGTTCAGTGCCCTAATACTTCTCTCACCCTGACCTATCATTGGtctgtggtgttgtgaggtccccaggatgaggtgagagatgagaatttgattccaagttctcagaaagctgatttattattatattatattatattatattatattatattatattatattatattatattatattatattatattatattatattataagaaattatatactaaaactatactaaactatagagaaaggatacagagagaagactggaaaagaatgaataataaaaacctgtgacagaccagagtcccgacacagctagactgggattggtcattaagttaaaataattcacatgaTGGGTAAACAATTTTCCAAAttacattccaaagcagcaaaacagggagaatctgaagcttcccagctttccaggagaagaaatcctggcaaggggatttttcataaaatatcactgTGACATTGGTCAAACAGGCAAGAGGAGGAAATGCCATCAAAGGACTTTAAAACCTcactttctgaaagaaaaggacACCTGTCTGCATTCCAGACTCCCAGATGGGGAAAGGGCAATTTACACAGTCTCCatcatggatggatggatggatggatggatggatggatggatggatggatggatggatggatggatggatggattctCTTTATCCAGCCCTTCCTGACTGAGGCCTCTGATGTGCTTTTGATCAAAACAGTGCCCAAGACCATCAGACTGAGCAAGAGGGACAGTAGTGAACAAAACTTGTCTGCCACAGACAGCTCACAGATACTGCTGAGAGTGTCCAGAATGACTTTGCACAGAGCTTTTCTGGAGCAGCACTGGTCCAGAAAAGGACCTTACACAGCAGGGTCTGTGAGGGCctgaggctgagctgagcagctccatcTGTGGTTGGGAGCGACAAGGTACCCCTGAGCAGTGAAGGGTCTGTGGGCTTCCATTACTGTCCTTGGACTGCCCTGGCCCGTGAGGGTTCCCAGGGACCCCAGTGTGAGGCCCAGAGTGGTTAATCCCAGCACTGACTTGGGAATGATGCCAGGCCTGAATGCCTGCCAAAACCTGGGCCCTGCCATGGGCCTTACGTGTGGCAGTAGGGCTGCAATGAGGAACTGAtcccagctgcctgtgcccatTTGTGCTGGCCATGGTCTGAGACTGGGCAGTGGAGTGAAGATGGAGATGAGGCCTTGGGCCAGCTCCAAGGCTATTCCACACAACCACACTTCTGACATCCTTTGGGAACATTTTCTGCctaccccagcacagcactgaccaGAGCAAGAGGTGCTGAATTCCCATGATCCTGCAGGTTGGTTTGTTTCCAGGACCTCCCATGAAATTCTAGTTGTTACGTGAGGTTTTTGCAGGAGGTGTTGGGGGTATATCTGGGCAAAGACGCTGAAGGGAATGGGCTGATCACCTTTCAGCTGGAGATGTTTTGCATCCTGGCCCAGGATTGTTCCCCACATAGCACCCCCTGCAGTGTATC
The DNA window shown above is from Molothrus aeneus isolate 106 chromosome 28, BPBGC_Maene_1.0, whole genome shotgun sequence and carries:
- the LOC136567153 gene encoding feather keratin Cos1-2-like; the encoded protein is MSCCPPCNPCGQSCGPCPLASSCNECCVRQCQDSHVAIQPPAVLVTLPGPILSSFPQNTAVGSSTSAAVGSILSSQGVPISSGGLDLSCITNCYGGSRCRPC